In Leptodactylus fuscus isolate aLepFus1 chromosome 9, aLepFus1.hap2, whole genome shotgun sequence, the genomic window GAGATAATGTGAGAGCACAGAAGAATCAGATCAGTTTTATAGATTTACAGTGTATGTTATGGAGGTCAGCTgtgcaaccttaaaggggttatcacacAAAGTGAGGACGGGAGGACCTTTACTGTACTGCAGGCAGAATGTGGGCATGACTGGTGGTCGGCGGCACAAACATCCACGTCAATGGTAGCGCCAGAGAACGGCAAGCACTGTACTGTGCTGAAGGGACAGGGGTCACGGCCCaccaccagtcacacccacattGAGCTTGGCTGTGGTCAGGTTCTCCTGTTCTCTCTTCAGAAGATattaagttttattattatttattattatttttgtgacCGGTGGGGGTCTGATTCACTGGGACCCCAATAATTTCAAGAACAGAGCTCCAGTTCTCCCATCCTGATGGTGCACCAGGCCTAGCATAcacactgccactccattcattcccTATGGCAGTGTCAGACATGGCAGAGTACAGCACTTCACTAACTTCAGAGCTCCCATAGGGTATGAATGAAGCAGAAGTGCACATGTTCAGCCTTCCAGGCCATTAGTATGGAAGAAGGGGAGACCTCTTTTTGGAATCAGTCAGGGTCTCGGAAGaccagactcccactgatcctaAAGTTATCTCCCATTCTATcggtaaggaatagagatgagtgagtactgttcacatcagccgatccgaacagcacgctcgcatagaaatgaatggacgtagccggcacgcggggggttaagcggccggccggcgtcaaagtggaaataccaggtgcatccattcatttctatggaacgtgctgttcggatcggctgatccgaacagtactcgctcatctctagtaaggaataaCTTTATATCTTGATACATCCCCTTATAACGGGTTATCCCTTCTATTACCTACAACTCCCTATACGTCTCTCACTCCCTTCCCCAAAGCTTGTCTGAGCTATTGGGAACTGTGCAGATTGCCTTTAACTAATGCGATCCATGGGAATGAAGACAATGGGATTTCCCCGTTACCTTCTCTTTGGCCGCCTCTTGGGCTAGCAGGACCTTCTTTTTCTCCTGTTCCACTCGCATCTTCTCCATTTCCAGCTGGGAGTTTAGCAGAGCCTGGAAACACAATCCACATAAGAGCAGAATCCAATGGACAAAGGATGAAGAATCAAGAAAGCAGAACTACAATCTCACCCTTTCTCTTCTAGCTTCTTCCGCCATTTTCTTGTATTCCATCTTCAGACTCTCCAGTTCCACTTCATTTCTGTGGAAGAAATAGAGATCGTGTCTGAGAAATATCCATGAGAAGAGACGGGAAGTATTCAGGTGTGTGGTGGAGATGAAGGACATGCGGTTATATATGGTGGTGGCACCCTCTAGTGGTAGCCAAGAGAACTGCGACAAACACTAAAAACATGAACTGTAGGACTAGGCATCACCTATACATGGATTAAAACCAGAAATACATTTTTCTAAACAGTTTGTAATTTTGTTCTGTTCTCTGTACATCATTATCTTGTCTGAACTTCAGAAAtgtgctttacagcagtcacatAGACCTTAGACCTCTAGTCTGGAGAGAACTCATtgagttctatgggtgagtgtAATGGGCATGTTTTGTACAGACTGCAAGCGTGCCCAATGTAGTCTGTACAGAAATGGTACCTGTGATTGTAACAAGCATATAATGATAATGAAGTGACTGCAGAGACGTGATCTCTACAGAAGAGGAAGTGTCTGCGTATTAGGAGTTCAGTGCAAAAACTGCAGAGACTCAGGATTTTCGATAGACATGATGACAAATAATGTGTGCAACAATCCCAAGGATTCCCACATGGATACAATTCCTTAATCTGCTGCAATTTTTCTACTTCATAAGGGTAATGCCGGCATTTTACCATGAGCCACAGGCATTGCCATGTCACCTAAAGAGGTTTGTCATTGCAGACTCCTATTCCCTATCCAcaagtgtcagatcactgggaGAGCCCAGCACCAGTGCATTGCATTACCAGTTCTCCATTCAGTGCTATGGTCTGCAATCCCCAGCAGTCCTATAAAAGTGAATAGAGCGCTGGTGTTTCATTCGAAGACAATGCAAGGGAACTTTTGGTCCCCTGTTTCCCTGATATGACATTAGGGATACGTGTCTATAAAGAGAAAGCACTTCAGACTTTAGAGTGACACgtacaatatatataataattcagCCACTGAATAGCAGCTTCCACTCTGATGGACTTGCTACAAGAAACCTGGATAGGACCTCACTGACCACAACATGAGTGGCCACATAAAGCTTCACGTATATTCAGAGGCATTGGGTAGCAGTATAGAGAGACCCTACACCTCCtcttatatatacagtacctgctgtgTTCTTCCTCCATCTTTGACAGCCTGGACTTCTCCACCTCTAGCTGAGCTTGGAAGCGGCTCTTCTCTTGGCGGAGGAGGCTATTCTGAGACTCCATTGCTGAGATTTGCGTTTTTACAGACAGGAGCTCCTCTGTCGCCGCTCTCTCCTTCTCTACTGCAGATGCCAGCCATGTCTGCGATTCAGCTATCAGATTGAAAGAGAAGAAAGGGTTAACAATGAAGGGTTAATGTAAATACTATTGTATAAAAGCCTAAAAAAACTGCACAAGACGTTGTGACTTGGAAGcggaattaataaaatatatatttccattttgTGTGAATCTGTGCATGTAAAAGAATGTGACATGTTCTTACTGAGGCGATCAGAAAGATTCTTCTCCAATTTCTCCCAGGAGGTTGTTTGAGCTGCTAAGGTTGCTTGAAGGTTTTCAATCTGACGCAGCAAAGGTCGAGTCGCTGAAGTGACGCTCTGACTTAGTTCCTGGTTCCGAGATTCACCTTCTTGGAGTCTCTGCAAAAGAGAAGTCCATGTAATGAGATAACGTGAAGAAGTCACAGAGTATAAAGTGATCCTGtcaggttataggatagaggagagaagctgagctctgatatatagggttatatgatagaggagagaagctgagctctgtgatatatagggttataggatagaggagagaagctgagctctgtgatatataggatagaggagagaagctgagctctgtgatatatagggttataggatagaggggagaagctgagctctgtgatatatagggttataggatagaggagagaagctgagctctgtgatatatagggttatatgatagaggagagaagctgagctctgtgatatatagggttataggatagaggagagaagctgagctctgtgatatatagggttatatgatagaggagagaagctgagctctgtgatatatagggttatatgatagaggagagaagctgagctctgtgatatatagggttatagaatagaggagagaagctgagctctgtgatatatagggttatatgatacaggagagaagctgagctctgtgatatatagggttatataatagaggagagaagctgagctctgtgatatatagggttataggatagaggagagaagctgagctctgtgatatatagggttatataatagaggagagaagctgagctctgtgatatatagggttatagaatagaggagagaagctgagctgtgtgatatatagggttatatgatggagagaagctgagctctgtgatatatagggttatatgatacaggagagaagctgagctctgtgatatatagggttatatgatagagaagagaagctgagctctgtgatatatagggttatatgatagaggagagaagctgagctctgtgatatatagggttatatgatagaggagagaagctgagctctgtgatatatagggttataggatagaggagagaagctgagctctgtgatatataggattatatgatagaggagagaagctgagctctgtgatatatagggttatatgatagaggagagaagctgagctctgtgatatatagggttatatgatagaggagagaagctgagctctgtgatatatagggttataggatagaggagagaagctgagctctgtgatatataggattatatgatagaggagagaagctgagctctgtgatatatagggttatatgatagaggagagaagctgagctctgtgatatataggggtatatgatagaggagagaagctgagctctgtgatatataggggtataggatagaggagagaagctgagctctgtgatatatagggttataggatagaggagagaagctgagctctgtgatatatagggttatatgatagaggagagaagccgagaactatgatatatagggttataggatagaggagagaagctgagctctgtgatatatataggggtataggatacaggagagaagctaagctccgtgatatatagggatatttaATATGGAACAGGTTTTCTGTGTAAATCCCCCTAGAACAGACAGTGAGAGTCACGTTTACCCCATTACCACACAGGATGGTGACAGCTTTCCCCATGGCAGTGTTAGTACAGATAAAGTTGTTAATGTTCTATGTGGGTGGGGTAATCAGGAATACCATTAGTAATAAGGCATTCCTTGCATCCCTATTTATTCGGGAACTAAAATCTTCGGCATACTCAACCTCAGCAATCTTGGCCACATGCGGGAAATCATCATTTCCCGGtcggacatgttgcttctttttaagCAGTTGGTGACGGATACTGAGAGTAACCAGTGGGGATAGACTGGAGAGACTAACACATTACCTGCTGCAGCTCTGCAATTTCTTGCCGCAAGTAATCCTCCTTCCTGGCAGATTGCTGTTCTGCCCTCTGCAGCGCCAGCCTCAGATCAGCCACCTAAGGAATCACGAAAAGAAGAATTTGGGTTCAATTCTTTATATTATGCTGActttctacagactttctgctcttAACCTACTGGAGGCAATGAAGAGATGGGACATTGTGCTCATAGCTAGAGCTCGTCATTTGTCTGACACTTCTACCTAACAGGACATACACATAGGGGTTGTCTAGACTCTGCTGGTAACATGACATTAAGCCCTTCGTCTCTGTGTCTCTCTTGGCTTTTTCACCAGTGACCAGAGAAGTCAGGCTTGCAACAAATCAGGGCAAATCCTATACATCGTCTTGGACCAGGTAAATAATATCACCCAAAGTCAATTGATTCATAcacttctaggaggaataacagagcagCAGATATACAGCAGAGTTAGAATAGACACTATATCTTGGTGAAAGGTTCACTGTAGTTATTCTGAATAAGCCTCATATTTTCTTCTCCATTTACACCCAAAGATGGCACCCCAGTGACCCGATCCTACCTGAATGGCCAAGGCCTCCTGCTGCTTCTGAGACTCTTCCTTTGCCTTCTCCAGGGCTAAGCACATCTCCTCTTTGGCTTTGATTTCACAGCTTAGCGCCACCTCCTGGGCTTCACTGGCTTTTGTGGCATTGGCTTTGTGGAGTTCTGCGAGCTCACTGAGATACAGATATCGCATATCAGCGTGGTAATGAGAGAGTTTATATAAAGAGGCTAGTAACATTATACAGACACTGTACGGAGACTTCCATCATAACCAAGCCATTATTAGGATACAGCGCTGAGGCACCGCTTGGTATAATACTAGTCAAGTGTACGTAGCATTAGCGCCTAGTCAGGGCTAAGTTCACATCCATGGGAGACCCCGTTGCAGTGTTCTGCTTCGGTTTTACAatgatggacacccaatggaccccatttcaTAGTCAACTGGGGTCTGTGGGATTTAGAGTGTTACCACTATTTTAATGGTCCGCTCCACTGTTTTGGCCAGTGTGCACCTAGTGTAATATGTACCGGTAAGAGTTGTCCAGGGCCGCCTGCAGGCTGCGATTCTTTTCCTGAATTTCGTCCAGCTCGGCCTGCAGTCTTCCCACGTCCTTCTCTTGTCTTTCCACGACACTATTCAGCTTCCTGATGTTCTCCCGATGCTGCTTCTCCACCTCTTCTTTGCCGTCTAAAGTCTGCACAGAAATAATAAGACACGTTACAGACAATACAGGACCTTCCAAAATCTGGATTAATCATCACAGCATAGACGTCAGAGGGCCGGGGTCAAGTATGTTTCATAAGGTCAATGTTAAGGGTCTATTCGCATAGCGTGCTTGCATTGCACATTACAGGTTTAGGTCGGCAGAATGTGACAATTTATACATTATGTCAAAAGTCACCTCTGATCTATGGAATTCTATAGGTAAAGGTAATGTTACTTCTGTCATATCAAGGGGCCGAGGCTTTAGGAACTTCTTAAAGAATGCTGTGGCAATACAATTCTAATAAAATGACTAGAGCTCATAAGTCTTCCATGGCTTTCTCTCCTCATTATGACAATGGTATGTTTCGATGACATGTTGTTCCTGTCCGTAACGTGGCCACAGATGGAGGATAATGGGACCAAACGGGTTACTCTATATCCTCCAGTATAGCACACTGTGTCTATGAACCTAGCACAGGAGTAGTATGCTACAGTAGAGGATGCAATCACATGCACAATACTACAGACAGGGGGCAGTAAGCCTTTCCTGAAGTGTCCAGCCTTGCGACTACATATCACACAGCTCATACATATGGTACATACAACCCACCTGTTTTAGCAGCTGCAGCTCTTCCTCCAGCTCCCGGATCTTCTTGCTCTGTTTATTGATGGTGTTGTCGTGCTCCTTCTCCTTGGACCGCAACTTCTTGATGATCGTCGAGCTCTGAAGTTGTTGCTTGGAAAGTTTCTCTCCTGTGATAGAAGAATATGTTCGCCATGTCACTGACTGCCCTGCTATATTATAgaagtggtggtagactccctctaCAGTCTATCACCCCATTGCTCCAGatctcctgctctatatccttcCCATCCGCTCACCTTCTTCCATTAGCCCTTTAATCTGCTCGTCCTTCTCCCTCATTATCTCAGCGGTTTCGCTAGACTTGAGTCTTGTCGCCAGCTCCTCCTTCATGGCTTTGATCTCCTGAGAATGTAATAATAAGTTAATGGTCATCACAAAGCCGGTCTTCAGCGTGGTGTATGTCAGCGTGGTACTATATCTGGTGGCTCCCACTGaactgaatggagcagtagtgccCATTTACACTATGCCAGTCTACATAGTTAtcatgattggtggaggtcccagcagttggaccctcCTGACCAGCCAGTTGCTCCCTAATGCTGTTTAAAGGGTCTTCCAATATGTTCTGCTTCAATGACACAGAGCAGGATGGGATCTGCCCTATAATCATAAAGTATTGGACACTCCCTCAGGTGAGCCTTGacctgcacacttggtcatgtgcattaagCCAAACAGATTCATCCCAATCTATAGCATTCATAAAGCCCTAAGAACTACGGTATACCGTTTTTGATGCACTATTAACAAATTGTACCCTGTGCCTTGTAAAGAGGGAAATTTGAATACGTTAAAAAGCTGCAGATTTATCACCCAAACCAAAGGTCGCttcccgctgtgttttttttattgcagagcaTCCAGATAAGATTAGAAGAACCCTCATCTGCTTTGCTGCTACAGTAAAACGCTGCAGATTTTCACCAGTGACAAATCCATGCCATGTACGTGCTATATCAGTGTACTCATAGGGAATGTCCACGGGTATGCTTCAAATTTTCCGTTCAGATTTTGGGGGCTGAAAATACGCGGACGAGATTTTAACAAAATCTCATAACGCACGCTCTGGAAATATTCTGCACAGATTTTAACACACAAACATtgatttctgttgcagatttttgccaCTTTGTGAAATCCACTTTCCAAAAGCAGAAAGTAAAGCGGACATAAAGTGTCACAGAACGATCACATGATCACttaggtttttgggttttttttacctttttggcAGTGTCTCGCTCCTTACACGCCAGCTGCGCCCTCCTCTCGGCTTCTGCTATCCGATGTGTGAACTCGTCTTTCAGCAAATACACGCTGCTGCTTTCCTCTCTGACTCTGACAAGTTCACTGCAATTGAAGGCAAATACTATTAGTCAGACATAAATTCCTTGATAATATTAATAATCTGGGATACAATCTGACCACGGCATCTGCTTGACTTCTCCTTTGCACCAGTTTTGATCACTTTTCCCTATAGGACACCAATCAGTTTCATGGTGACTTCCAACTAGCGGATACTTACCTGCTCCAGTCTCAGCCatttagagacagtcagggggtCCCCGAATACACAGACGGTCTACTAGTTCTGTCACGTTAATGGATTAAGCTGAAACACATCCAATGACCAGCCTGTACCACTCCTATATCATCATCTCATTGTATAGATCATACCAGCGCTGTGTTTTGCGCATAGTAGGGGTTTCTTCATCCCTGTATGTGAGACGTCAGTGCGTCCATGGCCTGGTTAGTAAGCACGAATACTCTCACTAACCACCTACATACGAGTACTCACTCTCTGAGGTTATCCAGAGTCTCTTCTAAAAGTGCTTTCTCCTTGCTGACGGATAACAGTTGCGTTTCTCTCTTCTCCAGCCGCCCATGGACCTCATTGATGATCTGCACAAAGGGAAAGACAGACAGAAAAGTGACGATTATTATAAAAGGTTTGCAAAGGTTTATTACTCTAGGAGCCAGAACGAACAGATGTTCTGTGACAGTGGCTCCCCCTATGGTGCACCAGTCAcatagtcagtagagatgagcgaacactattcggatcagccgatccgaacagcacgcacccatagaaatgaatggaagcagctgtgacgctgactttgccggcggccggcgtcacaggtgcttccattcatttctatgggtgcatgctgttcggatcggctgatccgaatagtgtttgctcatctctaatagtcagccATTAATCCCCGCTACAGAGGTTGGATGCGGTTTCACCTGTTATCTCCCAGGCCGTGTCGCTCAGTGGATCACCAGTCCAGATGTCGTAGCGAGGAAACCCCTTACGGCCAAAGCCACGTGTTGCGAAACATGGACCACAGGGTATATAAGGCCATAAATGTTCTATTTATTATGCCGCATGATGTAAAGACATGGAGTTCACTACAGTAATATAACACAATGTGGATTAACAGTATATACCACAGTACTAATATATACTTTATAGGACCATTCACCTATATGTGGCACCTGGAGGTGTATATAGGTCTGGTCTATTCTCTGCAGATTCCTTCTCCTTCCACCGTCTATGAACCCCAGTTTCCTCATGGTAGTCAGTCCTAGATGGGTGGCAGGACGAGGAAGTCTGCAGGTAATATATCCGACACCTTCTCCCAGTAACAAAAAACAAGAAAGACAAGGTTAGAATCACTTGTAAgctacacaaaaagaaaaaaaatccagccccTTCCATGTTTATTGCAACGTGTTGTCACAAATCATCAACCATGACAGCTGACAAAAAATAAGCCAACCCTCCATTATTGATAGCAATGTCTAAGAAACGGTTGTCTATAATGGTAGAAGTGACATGTATGTTAGGTTTATGAGCAGCGTACGGCGTGGGAAGGGCGTTGTATACGATGGGAAGTGGATTTTAGGAAATCCTACTAGTAACAGATCCAATATCTTCTCTCTTATTGGCTGTAATAGAGGATTCACCTGCAATAAAGCGGATTTATTTCTAGCAGAACAAtgtacaatgcaatcctatggtgGCACAGCGTGTACTTAAGCGGATATTCCCATCTGATAAAGTGATCGTATACAACTCTGTATGACATCATTTTATAACCGGTGTAGTCAGACCTAGGAGACCCCCAATAACTCGGAGAATAAAGTGGTGTTGGTGTCCAAGGAGCTACACTTATCCTTTATCCAGAGAATAGGGGATAAGGATCTGATCCATGGGACCCCACTGAccacaagaacaggggtcccatGTTCCAGAGAATATAGCTCCCTATTCTGGTGACAATAGGGCCCCCCTATAACAgctgcagactcttctctgaATACTATGTGCATTGCATCGCTGCGGTGCTTGGTATGGCAAATAACGCAACTGAGCTTCAAACCAGTCATGTGATGCCTTAGGCCGGGTCGCCACGGGTTGTAAATGTCATGATttgcggagatgctgcgggaaaaatcgtagcattttacagtgcaagcaaaggggatgggattcatgcgaatcccatgcccactttgcggaagaaatcgcaacgcagacatgctgcgatttgcaaagccgttgcggagcagcatgtcaattatatctacggaaacgccggcggccttcctgtagatataactgtaacagaaagcccgcggaggagaactctgtgaactttctgttgaaagccctGCGGAAAGAACAGCGATGCGATCACTCAGGGGTTCTTTcggcagcactttagcgctgcaattacggcacgtggggccttagccttattagTCTTTCCAGTTATACTGGTTATTTCATGCAAAATCTGTGTGTATTCATTATTGTATGctttcttgttgttttttttttttattttgcagatgGCACAATCGTAATCAGTTTTGCACGACAGGGACGGCACCACAGGGACGGCTACATTCGTATTTCATCCAGTACACAGTGTACTTTTAAACTATTCATATTTACTTATATAGACCCATCCTACCCTAAAATGTGCTCCATCGTTTGATGTAATGAGCTGTGGACTTCTCAGGGAAGGAAAACAGATGCCATTAGGAGTCTTACAGAAGCTTTCTCCGCTCTCCCCATTGAAATACAAGACAAAAAAACTGAGTATACAAGTGTATGGGGCAGTGAGGAGAAATAGCTATTATCTGACTACAAGAAAactgccgcttacacagtaagctggtgtaagtgaccattttcgTGTGGCCCGGGtattcggctctgcccgaggcctgactgcgcgtgcctagaagattgaaccccaggacggaggaagacacagggagaggtcactccagaagaagatggaggcggcgctggagagttctcttgcagcattgggaccgcccccagtgctgccagagaactcatttgcatagacaaaaagcgggatttctactgaacagcggcgcggagaagacatctaaaggtaggagaagaataggctttcttaaggctattcctacgtgttagtcagaaaaaaagggtaaccaatgataggatccctttaaaggcattTCCAATCCGTCCAACTTATTCCGCATCCACAGGATACTGGATAAGTTGACGATCTCACaggttggaccctcactgatcgtGACCACAGGGCTGTTTTGCTCCccattctgaatgcagtgatGGCCGGTCAGATGCGCTCCACCAGACACAGAGAGCGCTCAGCCATCTCAGTCAGTCCCATGCAAACGAAGGTCCTGTCAGGCCAGAACAGGAAGcaaaaaaacctctttttttaCGATCTGTGAAAGTTACTGAGATAAGAAAACCTCTCCCCATGGTGtaatgataacagggagcagccgATTGTATTCTACTGCACAGTAAAAGGAGATAAAACCAGACCAAAGGACATATAGTTATAGTCTGCACAAGAGCAGGATTCATAGACACCTATTCACATAAAGGAGCAGGAAGTGTAAGACTTTGTCTCCAGGATGTTTTCTTTGCTTTTATTACCTTTTGCATATCTTCCATTGTATAATCCGCCTTCTGCTCACTATCTGTCTCCTGCAGCTCCCCGGTCACTCCCTGATGGACTAATTCCAATTCCTGCATCTGAAGTGCAGTGACCAGGAGATCCGGCTGCTCCGAATTGACAGGGGTTGCGCTCCTTccgctctcctccatctctatatCCTCGCTGGAGTGCACAAGCAGCGTCGTCTCATTCGCTTCTTCATCAGTTTTGCTCTCTGTGGAGCTAGTAATGTCCATACTGGGGATAGAAGTGCTAACCGCAATGGCCACCAGGGTGCACCCCCGGCCCGGCAGCTCGTCATCGGAGTTGATTTCACTAACACTGCGACTGTCCAGGGACTGTACACTAAAAGAGTCTATCCTTTCAAAGGCGTCAGAGGAAGAGCAGCTTTCTGTCAGTTTAGGGAATTCATCCAGGCGGCCATATTCAACAGAAGGAGACAGGAGCTGGAAGGAATTCTGCATCAAGCTGAGGTTACCTTTGGAGTCCGTCACCTCCTGCCTGGAGCTGACCGAGCTCTCGCTTATGACACTCTCATGGTCTAGCACTTCAATGTCACTAGTTGTGGAGGTGCCAGAGGAGAAAGTGCTGATGGGAGGTGAGGGGGTATTACTCTGGCGGTCCTCTAGCTTTTGGTCCTTGAGGTCCAACCCATTGTCCTTACTTTCCGGTGGAACCGTTGGAGAAGAAGCAGCGGAGTCTTCTTCTGATTTTGTTTCTAGATGTCCTTTCAGATCCTCAGAACAGTCTCTGGGTTCCTGAATGGATTCTTCAAGGTCAAGTTTCTCCTCTTTTGCCTCTTCCAATACGTCTACAGGCAATTTCTCCGCTACTTCCAAGTCTTGGACTTGATGTTCCTGCGTCTCCGTCTCTTGGAGCTCCTCCCTGGGCGGGATGTCCTTCTTCAGTTTGATTATAGGCTTAGGTGAAGTTTGCTTCACTTCTTCTTTGGGTCTTTGTGATTTGGTGGGAGGCTTTGACACCACAGAGCTCACCGTCACTGGTTTCACCTCTGGTGACGAGAGGAAGGCACTGAAGAAATTTTCGGATTCATCCACGACAGTTCTTCTGACAGGTTTGGTGATGGCGGTCGGTGACAAAATGAC contains:
- the TMF1 gene encoding TATA element modulatory factor, translated to MSWFNASQLSSFAKQALSQAQKSIDRVLDIKEDETAWADPIITSYEDGTGSSIKGSWENSNWGGQSEEAQTQVILSPTAITKPVRRTVVDESENFFSAFLSSPEVKPVTVSSVVSKPPTKSQRPKEEVKQTSPKPIIKLKKDIPPREELQETETQEHQVQDLEVAEKLPVDVLEEAKEEKLDLEESIQEPRDCSEDLKGHLETKSEEDSAASSPTVPPESKDNGLDLKDQKLEDRQSNTPSPPISTFSSGTSTTSDIEVLDHESVISESSVSSRQEVTDSKGNLSLMQNSFQLLSPSVEYGRLDEFPKLTESCSSSDAFERIDSFSVQSLDSRSVSEINSDDELPGRGCTLVAIAVSTSIPSMDITSSTESKTDEEANETTLLVHSSEDIEMEESGRSATPVNSEQPDLLVTALQMQELELVHQGVTGELQETDSEQKADYTMEDMQKIINEVHGRLEKRETQLLSVSKEKALLEETLDNLRDELVRVREESSSVYLLKDEFTHRIAEAERRAQLACKERDTAKKEIKAMKEELATRLKSSETAEIMREKDEQIKGLMEEGEKLSKQQLQSSTIIKKLRSKEKEHDNTINKQSKKIRELEEELQLLKQTLDGKEEVEKQHRENIRKLNSVVERQEKDVGRLQAELDEIQEKNRSLQAALDNSYRELAELHKANATKASEAQEVALSCEIKAKEEMCLALEKAKEESQKQQEALAIQVADLRLALQRAEQQSARKEDYLRQEIAELQQRLQEGESRNQELSQSVTSATRPLLRQIENLQATLAAQTTSWEKLEKNLSDRLTESQTWLASAVEKERAATEELLSVKTQISAMESQNSLLRQEKSRFQAQLEVEKSRLSKMEEEHSRNEVELESLKMEYKKMAEEARRERALLNSQLEMEKMRVEQEKKKVLLAQEAAKEKERKSYGYPTPETGTTTPTLSRSSSISGVDMTGLQTSLLSQEDSHDSLYGPMTTSVSSSNLYDAVRMGAGSSVIENLQSQLKLREGEIAQLQLEIGNLEKTRSILAEEVVKLNNLNDELEEKVKEIPKLRHQMKDLDQRYNTILQMYGEKAEEAEELRLDLEDVKNMYKTQIDELLQQRLN